From a region of the Lactuca sativa cultivar Salinas chromosome 4, Lsat_Salinas_v11, whole genome shotgun sequence genome:
- the LOC111885652 gene encoding glycine--tRNA ligase, chloroplastic/mitochondrial 2 isoform X3, with translation MLQPSIRPDDSRYGENPNRLQRHTQFQVILKPDPGNSQDLFIRSLSALGIDVNEHDIRFVEDNWESPVLGAWGLGWEIWMDGMEITQFTYFQQAGSLQLMPVSVEITYGLERILMLLQGVDHFKKIQYADGITYGELFSENEKEMSAYYLEHASVDHIQKHFDFFEAESRALLDLGLAIPAYDQLLKTSHAFNILDARGFVGVTERARYFGRMRSLARQCALLWSNTRESLGYPLGVISQANNLVVPNEVIESEAKKVSDEPRLFLLEIGTEELPPNDVASAGQQLKDLIVQLLGKQRLTHSEISVFGTPRRLVISVENLCSKQVANEVEVRGPPVSKAFDNQGNPTKAAEGFCRRNSVTVDSLYKKTEGKTEYVYVRVMESAQLALEVLSKELPGAISKISFPKSMRWNSEVIFSRPIRWILALHGDAFVPFSFAGILSGNVSHGLRNTKSSTITIDSAESYATLMQQAGISVDTEERKKIILERSNHLAKSVNGCLVMKTSLLDEVVNLVEAPVPVLGKFSESFLVLPKDLLIMVMQKHQKYFALTDNEGNLLPYFIAVANGAISESVVAKGNEAVLRARYEDAKFFYELDTSKRFSEFRGQLNGILFHEKLGTMEDKMIRVESTISELGLALGLTEDKFPIIQEAASLAMSDLSTAVVTEFTSLSGIMARHYALREGYSQEVSEALFEITLPRFSGDILPETDAGTVLSIADRLDSLVGLFGAGCQPSSTNDPFGLRRISYGLVQVLVEKDRNLDLQHALKVAASVQSLKIDAVTIREVHQFVTRRLEQFLVDKGINPEVVRAVLLERANWPNLAAKSAYKMDVLSRGEVLPKVVEAYSRPTRIVRGKDVDVDTQVDEALLETNEEKALWSTFLSIRSKIHPGIEVDDFVEISLQLVEPLEDFFTNIFVMVEDEKIRNNRLALLREISQLPRGIVDLSVLPGF, from the exons ATGTTGC AGCCAAGTATCCGTCCAGATGACAGTCGTTatggtgaaaaccctaataggcTTCAACGTCATACTCAATTCCAG gTTATATTAAAGCCTGATCCTGGAAATTCACAAGACCTCTTTATCAGAAGTCTATCAGCTCTAG GTATTGATGTCAATGAGCATGATATTCGATTTGTGGAAGACAATTGGGAAAGCCCG GTGCTTGGTGCTTGGGGATTGGGTTGGGAAATATGGATGGATGGAATGGAAATTACACAGTTTACTTACTTCCAACAG GCTGGAAGTCTTCAGTTGATGCCAGTATCTGTTGAGATCACCTATGGCCTTGAGCGCATCCTAATGTTACTTCAG GGAGTTGATCatttcaagaaaatccaatatgcTGATGGAATTACTTATGGGGAGCTCTTCTCTGAGAACGA GAAAGAAATGAGTGCATATTATCTAGAACATGCCAGTGTTGACCATATTCAAAAACACTTTGACTTTTTCGAGGCAGAATCACGTGCTTTGCTTGATTTAGGCCTTGCAATACCTGC GTATGATCAGCTTCTCAAGACATCTCATGCCTTTAATATATTAGATGCTAGAGGCTTTGTTGGGGTAACAGAACGTGCTCGTTATTTTGGGCGGATGCGcag TTTAGCTCGACAATGTGCCCTGCTTTGGTCGAATACAAGAGAGTCACTTGGATATCCATTAGGTGTTATTTCTCAAGCTAATAACCTTGTTGTTCCCAATGAGGTTATAGAATCAGAAGCCAAAAAG GTTTCTGATGAACCAAGATTGTTTCTTCTTGAGATTGGGACAGAAGAGTTACCACCAAATGATGTTGCTAGTGCAGGGCAGCAA CTCAAAGATCTAATTGTCCAATTACTTGGAAAACAAAGGTTGACTCATAGTGAAATTTCTGTATTTGGCACCCCGAGGAGACTTGTG ATTAGTGTTGAGAATCTATGCTCTAAGCAAGTGGCAAATGAAGTTGAGGTTCGAGGACCTCCAGTTTCAAAAGCTTTTGATAATCAAGGAAATCCAACTAAG GCAGCAGAAGGGTTTTGTCGTAGAAATTCCGTAACAGTGGACTCATTGTATAAAAAAACAGAAG GCAAGACAGAGTATGTTTATGTTCGTGTGATGGAGTCTGCACAGCTTGCTCTGGAG GTTTTATCAAAAGAGTTACCTGGTGCAATTAGTAAAATATCATTTCCAAAGTCCATGCGTTGGAACTCCGAG GTCATATTTAGCCGACCTATTCGTTGGATTTTGGCACTTCATGGAGATGCATTTGTTCCTTTTTCATTTGCTGGTATTTTAAG TGGTAACGTTTCTCATGGTCTCCGTAATACAAAATCATCTACAATCAcg ATTGATAGTGCAGAGTCTTATGCTACTCTAATGCAACAAGCTGGAATTTCTGTTGACACTGAG gaaCGGAAGAAAATAATTCTAGAACGTTCCAACCATTTGGCAAAAAGTGTTAATGGATGTCTTGTGATGAAAACTAGTTTACTTGATGAG GTTGTAAACCTTGTTGAGGCACCTGTTCCTGTCCTTGGAAAATTCTCAGAGTCTTTTCTAGTGCTCCCTAAAGATCTTTTAATAATG GTTATGCAGAAGCATCAAAAGTACTTCGCCTTGACAGACAATGAGGGAAACCTCTTACCATATTTCATTGCT GTTGCAAATGGAGCAATTAGTGAGTCAGTTGTTGCGAAAGGAAACGAGGCTGTACTCAG AGCTCGATATGAAGATGCTAAATTCTTTTACGAATTAGACACTAGTAAAAGGTTTTCAGAGTTTCGGGGTCAATTAAATGGAATTCTTTTCCAT GAGAAACTTGGAACAATGGAGGACAAAATGATACGTGTGGAGAGTACAATTAGTGAACTAGGGTTAGCTCTAGGGTTAACTGAAGATAAGTTCCCGATTATTCAGGAAGCTGCATCACTTGCCATGTCAGACCTCTCGACAGCTGTCGTTACAGAGTTCACTTCACTATCAGGAATAATGGCACGACACTATGCTCTTCGTGAAGGATACTCACAAgag gtCTCAGAGGCGTTGTTTGAGATCACACTCCCTCGATTTTCTGGTGATATTCTCCCGGAAACCGATGCAGGGACTGTATTGTCAATTGCAGACag ATTAGATAGCCTAGTTGGTTTGTTTGGAGCAGGATGTCAACCGAGCTCAACTAATGACCCTTTTGGTCTACGAAGAATCTCATATGGTCTT GTCCAAGTGTTGGTAGAAAAAGATAGAAACTTGGACTTACAACATGCTTTGAAAGTTGCTGCTTCTGTGCAATCTTTGAAAATAGATGCTGTAACAATACGCGAG GTGCATCAGTTTGTGACACGGAGACTTGAGCAATTTCTG GTTGATAAGGGAATAAACCCTGAAGTGGTTCGTGCAGTTTTATTAGAGCGTGCAAATTGGCCTAATTTGGCAGCAAAATCTGCATACAAA ATGGATGTGTTGTCACGAGGTGAGGTTTTGCCAAAAGTGGTTGAAGCATATTCTAGGCCAACAAGAATTGTTCGTGGAAAAGATGTGGATGTTGACACACAG GTGGATGAAGCATTGTTGGAGACGAATGAAGAGAAAGCTTTATGGAGCACTTTCTTGTCTATCAGAAGCAAAATACATCCGG GTATTGAAGTAGATGATTTTGTGGAAATCTCTTTGCAACTAGTTGAGCCACTAGAAGATTTTTTCACCAATATTTTTGTCATGGTG GAGGATGAAAAGATCAGGAATAACAGACTTGCACTGCTTAGAGAAATTTCTCAACTCCCAAGAGGAATAGTTGACCTTTCAGTTTTGCCTGGATTTTGA
- the LOC111885665 gene encoding GTP-binding protein YPTM2 produces the protein MTTEYDYLFKLLLIGDSGVGKSCLLLRFADDSYLDSYISTIGVDFKIRTVEQDGKTIKLQIWDTAGQERFRTITSSYYRGAHGIIVVYDVTDQESFKNVKQWLSEIDRYASENVNKLLVGNKCDLVQNKVVSTEAAKAYADEIGIPFMEASAKEATNVEQAFMAMAASIKNRMASQPSMSKSRPPTVNIRGQPVQQSGGCCSSS, from the exons ATGACGACTGAGTA TGATTACCTGTTCAAGCTTTTGCTTATTGGAGATTCTGGAGTAGGAAAATCATGTCTACTTCTGAGGTTTGCT GATGATTCCTACTTGGATAGTTACATAAGCACCATTGGAGTTGATTTT AAAATCCGTACCGTGGAACAAGATGGCAAGACAATTAAACTTCAAATT TGGGACACAGCAGGACAAGAACGTTTTCGGACAATTACAAGCAGCTACTACCGTGGGGCCCATGGCATTATA GTGGTTTATGATGTAACAGACCAAGAAAGCTTTAAAAATGTGAAACAATGGTTAAGTGAAATTGACCGTTATGCAAGTGAGAATGTGAACAAACTTCTTGTTGGAAACAAATGTGATCTCGTTCAAAATAAAGTTGTGTCAACTGAAGCAGCCAAG GCATATGCTGATGAAATTGGAATCCCTTTTATGGAAGCAAGTGCAAAAGAGGCCACAAATGTGGAACAAGCTTTCATGGCCATGGCTGCTTCAATCAAAAATAG GATGGCAAGTCAACCGTCCATGAGTAAGTCAAGGCCTCCAACTGTTAATATTCGTGGACAGCCCGTTCAGCAGAGTGGTGGATGCTGCTCTTCTTCATGA
- the LOC111885652 gene encoding glycine--tRNA ligase, chloroplastic/mitochondrial 2 isoform X2 — MLPCGGRYAEPSIRPDDSRYGENPNRLQRHTQFQVILKPDPGNSQDLFIRSLSALGIDVNEHDIRFVEDNWESPVLGAWGLGWEIWMDGMEITQFTYFQQAGSLQLMPVSVEITYGLERILMLLQGVDHFKKIQYADGITYGELFSENEKEMSAYYLEHASVDHIQKHFDFFEAESRALLDLGLAIPAYDQLLKTSHAFNILDARGFVGVTERARYFGRMRSLARQCALLWSNTRESLGYPLGVISQANNLVVPNEVIESEAKKVSDEPRLFLLEIGTEELPPNDVASAGQQLKDLIVQLLGKQRLTHSEISVFGTPRRLVISVENLCSKQVANEVEVRGPPVSKAFDNQGNPTKAAEGFCRRNSVTVDSLYKKTEGKTEYVYVRVMESAQLALEVLSKELPGAISKISFPKSMRWNSEVIFSRPIRWILALHGDAFVPFSFAGILSGNVSHGLRNTKSSTITIDSAESYATLMQQAGISVDTEERKKIILERSNHLAKSVNGCLVMKTSLLDEVVNLVEAPVPVLGKFSESFLVLPKDLLIMVMQKHQKYFALTDNEGNLLPYFIAVANGAISESVVAKGNEAVLRARYEDAKFFYELDTSKRFSEFRGQLNGILFHEKLGTMEDKMIRVESTISELGLALGLTEDKFPIIQEAASLAMSDLSTAVVTEFTSLSGIMARHYALREGYSQEVSEALFEITLPRFSGDILPETDAGTVLSIADRLDSLVGLFGAGCQPSSTNDPFGLRRISYGLVQVLVEKDRNLDLQHALKVAASVQSLKIDAVTIREVHQFVTRRLEQFLVDKGINPEVVRAVLLERANWPNLAAKSAYKMDVLSRGEVLPKVVEAYSRPTRIVRGKDVDVDTQVDEALLETNEEKALWSTFLSIRSKIHPGIEVDDFVEISLQLVEPLEDFFTNIFVMVEDEKIRNNRLALLREISQLPRGIVDLSVLPGF; from the exons ATGTTGC CTTGTGGTGGAAGGTATGCAGAGCCAAGTATCCGTCCAGATGACAGTCGTTatggtgaaaaccctaataggcTTCAACGTCATACTCAATTCCAG gTTATATTAAAGCCTGATCCTGGAAATTCACAAGACCTCTTTATCAGAAGTCTATCAGCTCTAG GTATTGATGTCAATGAGCATGATATTCGATTTGTGGAAGACAATTGGGAAAGCCCG GTGCTTGGTGCTTGGGGATTGGGTTGGGAAATATGGATGGATGGAATGGAAATTACACAGTTTACTTACTTCCAACAG GCTGGAAGTCTTCAGTTGATGCCAGTATCTGTTGAGATCACCTATGGCCTTGAGCGCATCCTAATGTTACTTCAG GGAGTTGATCatttcaagaaaatccaatatgcTGATGGAATTACTTATGGGGAGCTCTTCTCTGAGAACGA GAAAGAAATGAGTGCATATTATCTAGAACATGCCAGTGTTGACCATATTCAAAAACACTTTGACTTTTTCGAGGCAGAATCACGTGCTTTGCTTGATTTAGGCCTTGCAATACCTGC GTATGATCAGCTTCTCAAGACATCTCATGCCTTTAATATATTAGATGCTAGAGGCTTTGTTGGGGTAACAGAACGTGCTCGTTATTTTGGGCGGATGCGcag TTTAGCTCGACAATGTGCCCTGCTTTGGTCGAATACAAGAGAGTCACTTGGATATCCATTAGGTGTTATTTCTCAAGCTAATAACCTTGTTGTTCCCAATGAGGTTATAGAATCAGAAGCCAAAAAG GTTTCTGATGAACCAAGATTGTTTCTTCTTGAGATTGGGACAGAAGAGTTACCACCAAATGATGTTGCTAGTGCAGGGCAGCAA CTCAAAGATCTAATTGTCCAATTACTTGGAAAACAAAGGTTGACTCATAGTGAAATTTCTGTATTTGGCACCCCGAGGAGACTTGTG ATTAGTGTTGAGAATCTATGCTCTAAGCAAGTGGCAAATGAAGTTGAGGTTCGAGGACCTCCAGTTTCAAAAGCTTTTGATAATCAAGGAAATCCAACTAAG GCAGCAGAAGGGTTTTGTCGTAGAAATTCCGTAACAGTGGACTCATTGTATAAAAAAACAGAAG GCAAGACAGAGTATGTTTATGTTCGTGTGATGGAGTCTGCACAGCTTGCTCTGGAG GTTTTATCAAAAGAGTTACCTGGTGCAATTAGTAAAATATCATTTCCAAAGTCCATGCGTTGGAACTCCGAG GTCATATTTAGCCGACCTATTCGTTGGATTTTGGCACTTCATGGAGATGCATTTGTTCCTTTTTCATTTGCTGGTATTTTAAG TGGTAACGTTTCTCATGGTCTCCGTAATACAAAATCATCTACAATCAcg ATTGATAGTGCAGAGTCTTATGCTACTCTAATGCAACAAGCTGGAATTTCTGTTGACACTGAG gaaCGGAAGAAAATAATTCTAGAACGTTCCAACCATTTGGCAAAAAGTGTTAATGGATGTCTTGTGATGAAAACTAGTTTACTTGATGAG GTTGTAAACCTTGTTGAGGCACCTGTTCCTGTCCTTGGAAAATTCTCAGAGTCTTTTCTAGTGCTCCCTAAAGATCTTTTAATAATG GTTATGCAGAAGCATCAAAAGTACTTCGCCTTGACAGACAATGAGGGAAACCTCTTACCATATTTCATTGCT GTTGCAAATGGAGCAATTAGTGAGTCAGTTGTTGCGAAAGGAAACGAGGCTGTACTCAG AGCTCGATATGAAGATGCTAAATTCTTTTACGAATTAGACACTAGTAAAAGGTTTTCAGAGTTTCGGGGTCAATTAAATGGAATTCTTTTCCAT GAGAAACTTGGAACAATGGAGGACAAAATGATACGTGTGGAGAGTACAATTAGTGAACTAGGGTTAGCTCTAGGGTTAACTGAAGATAAGTTCCCGATTATTCAGGAAGCTGCATCACTTGCCATGTCAGACCTCTCGACAGCTGTCGTTACAGAGTTCACTTCACTATCAGGAATAATGGCACGACACTATGCTCTTCGTGAAGGATACTCACAAgag gtCTCAGAGGCGTTGTTTGAGATCACACTCCCTCGATTTTCTGGTGATATTCTCCCGGAAACCGATGCAGGGACTGTATTGTCAATTGCAGACag ATTAGATAGCCTAGTTGGTTTGTTTGGAGCAGGATGTCAACCGAGCTCAACTAATGACCCTTTTGGTCTACGAAGAATCTCATATGGTCTT GTCCAAGTGTTGGTAGAAAAAGATAGAAACTTGGACTTACAACATGCTTTGAAAGTTGCTGCTTCTGTGCAATCTTTGAAAATAGATGCTGTAACAATACGCGAG GTGCATCAGTTTGTGACACGGAGACTTGAGCAATTTCTG GTTGATAAGGGAATAAACCCTGAAGTGGTTCGTGCAGTTTTATTAGAGCGTGCAAATTGGCCTAATTTGGCAGCAAAATCTGCATACAAA ATGGATGTGTTGTCACGAGGTGAGGTTTTGCCAAAAGTGGTTGAAGCATATTCTAGGCCAACAAGAATTGTTCGTGGAAAAGATGTGGATGTTGACACACAG GTGGATGAAGCATTGTTGGAGACGAATGAAGAGAAAGCTTTATGGAGCACTTTCTTGTCTATCAGAAGCAAAATACATCCGG GTATTGAAGTAGATGATTTTGTGGAAATCTCTTTGCAACTAGTTGAGCCACTAGAAGATTTTTTCACCAATATTTTTGTCATGGTG GAGGATGAAAAGATCAGGAATAACAGACTTGCACTGCTTAGAGAAATTTCTCAACTCCCAAGAGGAATAGTTGACCTTTCAGTTTTGCCTGGATTTTGA
- the LOC111885652 gene encoding glycine--tRNA ligase, chloroplastic/mitochondrial 2 isoform X1 produces the protein MGILTLPLVTSLLRPNKSKFSLLFTTTIHHHHRRTILHHLPIRTRFSSATTPLCSFTNYALTQHDHPSLTTEDSNSNAEERPIKVSIPTFQQAIQRLQEYWASVGCTIMQCSNTEVGAGTMNPLTFLRVLGPEPWNVAYAEPSIRPDDSRYGENPNRLQRHTQFQVILKPDPGNSQDLFIRSLSALGIDVNEHDIRFVEDNWESPVLGAWGLGWEIWMDGMEITQFTYFQQAGSLQLMPVSVEITYGLERILMLLQGVDHFKKIQYADGITYGELFSENEKEMSAYYLEHASVDHIQKHFDFFEAESRALLDLGLAIPAYDQLLKTSHAFNILDARGFVGVTERARYFGRMRSLARQCALLWSNTRESLGYPLGVISQANNLVVPNEVIESEAKKVSDEPRLFLLEIGTEELPPNDVASAGQQLKDLIVQLLGKQRLTHSEISVFGTPRRLVISVENLCSKQVANEVEVRGPPVSKAFDNQGNPTKAAEGFCRRNSVTVDSLYKKTEGKTEYVYVRVMESAQLALEVLSKELPGAISKISFPKSMRWNSEVIFSRPIRWILALHGDAFVPFSFAGILSGNVSHGLRNTKSSTITIDSAESYATLMQQAGISVDTEERKKIILERSNHLAKSVNGCLVMKTSLLDEVVNLVEAPVPVLGKFSESFLVLPKDLLIMVMQKHQKYFALTDNEGNLLPYFIAVANGAISESVVAKGNEAVLRARYEDAKFFYELDTSKRFSEFRGQLNGILFHEKLGTMEDKMIRVESTISELGLALGLTEDKFPIIQEAASLAMSDLSTAVVTEFTSLSGIMARHYALREGYSQEVSEALFEITLPRFSGDILPETDAGTVLSIADRLDSLVGLFGAGCQPSSTNDPFGLRRISYGLVQVLVEKDRNLDLQHALKVAASVQSLKIDAVTIREVHQFVTRRLEQFLVDKGINPEVVRAVLLERANWPNLAAKSAYKMDVLSRGEVLPKVVEAYSRPTRIVRGKDVDVDTQVDEALLETNEEKALWSTFLSIRSKIHPGIEVDDFVEISLQLVEPLEDFFTNIFVMVEDEKIRNNRLALLREISQLPRGIVDLSVLPGF, from the exons ATGGGGATACTAACACTGCCACTGGTGACCTCCCTTCTCAGACCCAATAAATCCAAATTTTCTCTTCTATTCACCACCACTATCCACCATCATCACCGCCGTACCATCTTACACCACCTCCCTATACGAACCCGTTTCAGCAGCGCCACCACCCCTCTCTGTTCTTTCACAAATTATGCACTTACTCAACATGATCACCCTTCATTGACGACAGAAGATTCAAATTCAAATGCAGAGGAACGGCCAATTAAAGTTTCTATACCCACTTTTCAACAAGCCATTCAACGTCTCCAG GAGTACTGGGCATCTGTTGGATGTACCATAATGCAGTGCAGCAATACAGAG GTTGGAGCTGGGACTATGAATCCCTTAACATTTCTAAGGGTCCTTGGTCCAGAGCCATGGAATGTTGC GTATGCAGAGCCAAGTATCCGTCCAGATGACAGTCGTTatggtgaaaaccctaataggcTTCAACGTCATACTCAATTCCAG gTTATATTAAAGCCTGATCCTGGAAATTCACAAGACCTCTTTATCAGAAGTCTATCAGCTCTAG GTATTGATGTCAATGAGCATGATATTCGATTTGTGGAAGACAATTGGGAAAGCCCG GTGCTTGGTGCTTGGGGATTGGGTTGGGAAATATGGATGGATGGAATGGAAATTACACAGTTTACTTACTTCCAACAG GCTGGAAGTCTTCAGTTGATGCCAGTATCTGTTGAGATCACCTATGGCCTTGAGCGCATCCTAATGTTACTTCAG GGAGTTGATCatttcaagaaaatccaatatgcTGATGGAATTACTTATGGGGAGCTCTTCTCTGAGAACGA GAAAGAAATGAGTGCATATTATCTAGAACATGCCAGTGTTGACCATATTCAAAAACACTTTGACTTTTTCGAGGCAGAATCACGTGCTTTGCTTGATTTAGGCCTTGCAATACCTGC GTATGATCAGCTTCTCAAGACATCTCATGCCTTTAATATATTAGATGCTAGAGGCTTTGTTGGGGTAACAGAACGTGCTCGTTATTTTGGGCGGATGCGcag TTTAGCTCGACAATGTGCCCTGCTTTGGTCGAATACAAGAGAGTCACTTGGATATCCATTAGGTGTTATTTCTCAAGCTAATAACCTTGTTGTTCCCAATGAGGTTATAGAATCAGAAGCCAAAAAG GTTTCTGATGAACCAAGATTGTTTCTTCTTGAGATTGGGACAGAAGAGTTACCACCAAATGATGTTGCTAGTGCAGGGCAGCAA CTCAAAGATCTAATTGTCCAATTACTTGGAAAACAAAGGTTGACTCATAGTGAAATTTCTGTATTTGGCACCCCGAGGAGACTTGTG ATTAGTGTTGAGAATCTATGCTCTAAGCAAGTGGCAAATGAAGTTGAGGTTCGAGGACCTCCAGTTTCAAAAGCTTTTGATAATCAAGGAAATCCAACTAAG GCAGCAGAAGGGTTTTGTCGTAGAAATTCCGTAACAGTGGACTCATTGTATAAAAAAACAGAAG GCAAGACAGAGTATGTTTATGTTCGTGTGATGGAGTCTGCACAGCTTGCTCTGGAG GTTTTATCAAAAGAGTTACCTGGTGCAATTAGTAAAATATCATTTCCAAAGTCCATGCGTTGGAACTCCGAG GTCATATTTAGCCGACCTATTCGTTGGATTTTGGCACTTCATGGAGATGCATTTGTTCCTTTTTCATTTGCTGGTATTTTAAG TGGTAACGTTTCTCATGGTCTCCGTAATACAAAATCATCTACAATCAcg ATTGATAGTGCAGAGTCTTATGCTACTCTAATGCAACAAGCTGGAATTTCTGTTGACACTGAG gaaCGGAAGAAAATAATTCTAGAACGTTCCAACCATTTGGCAAAAAGTGTTAATGGATGTCTTGTGATGAAAACTAGTTTACTTGATGAG GTTGTAAACCTTGTTGAGGCACCTGTTCCTGTCCTTGGAAAATTCTCAGAGTCTTTTCTAGTGCTCCCTAAAGATCTTTTAATAATG GTTATGCAGAAGCATCAAAAGTACTTCGCCTTGACAGACAATGAGGGAAACCTCTTACCATATTTCATTGCT GTTGCAAATGGAGCAATTAGTGAGTCAGTTGTTGCGAAAGGAAACGAGGCTGTACTCAG AGCTCGATATGAAGATGCTAAATTCTTTTACGAATTAGACACTAGTAAAAGGTTTTCAGAGTTTCGGGGTCAATTAAATGGAATTCTTTTCCAT GAGAAACTTGGAACAATGGAGGACAAAATGATACGTGTGGAGAGTACAATTAGTGAACTAGGGTTAGCTCTAGGGTTAACTGAAGATAAGTTCCCGATTATTCAGGAAGCTGCATCACTTGCCATGTCAGACCTCTCGACAGCTGTCGTTACAGAGTTCACTTCACTATCAGGAATAATGGCACGACACTATGCTCTTCGTGAAGGATACTCACAAgag gtCTCAGAGGCGTTGTTTGAGATCACACTCCCTCGATTTTCTGGTGATATTCTCCCGGAAACCGATGCAGGGACTGTATTGTCAATTGCAGACag ATTAGATAGCCTAGTTGGTTTGTTTGGAGCAGGATGTCAACCGAGCTCAACTAATGACCCTTTTGGTCTACGAAGAATCTCATATGGTCTT GTCCAAGTGTTGGTAGAAAAAGATAGAAACTTGGACTTACAACATGCTTTGAAAGTTGCTGCTTCTGTGCAATCTTTGAAAATAGATGCTGTAACAATACGCGAG GTGCATCAGTTTGTGACACGGAGACTTGAGCAATTTCTG GTTGATAAGGGAATAAACCCTGAAGTGGTTCGTGCAGTTTTATTAGAGCGTGCAAATTGGCCTAATTTGGCAGCAAAATCTGCATACAAA ATGGATGTGTTGTCACGAGGTGAGGTTTTGCCAAAAGTGGTTGAAGCATATTCTAGGCCAACAAGAATTGTTCGTGGAAAAGATGTGGATGTTGACACACAG GTGGATGAAGCATTGTTGGAGACGAATGAAGAGAAAGCTTTATGGAGCACTTTCTTGTCTATCAGAAGCAAAATACATCCGG GTATTGAAGTAGATGATTTTGTGGAAATCTCTTTGCAACTAGTTGAGCCACTAGAAGATTTTTTCACCAATATTTTTGTCATGGTG GAGGATGAAAAGATCAGGAATAACAGACTTGCACTGCTTAGAGAAATTTCTCAACTCCCAAGAGGAATAGTTGACCTTTCAGTTTTGCCTGGATTTTGA